The Haloarcula laminariae sequence TGGGAAGTCGCTCATCATTCATGCGGTCTGCAAACAGATCGTCGAACTGTGTGAATCCCAAGGCAAGACCTTTGGGGTCATTTCAATCAACTGCGAGGGGCCGAAGACTGCAGATCGGGCTGTCTATCGGTTAGTCAAAGCTGCTGCCGACGACCTCGGCGTTGATCCTGGTGTTCCCCAAACCGGTGTCTCAACGGATCAGAAGCTGGAGCGACTGTACCAACTCATGCGAGAGTATTACGATGGTGTCATCTTCATCCTCGATGAGATCGATATGCTCGAGGGACCGTATCAGGAAGCAGAGTACAATTCTCTCATCTACCAGCTTTCACGGGCTCGCAAACTCGCTGACTTTGATGGTCCCATCTCACTCACGACGATCACGAACTACACCGACTTTATGAAGGACCTCAACAGCCGCGCACAGAGTTCTTACAACCCTGACGACATTTTCTTCGACGATTACGATGCGAACCAGCTCCGTAGTATTCTCCGCAACCGGCGGGACGCTTTCAAGCCAGACTCACTTGCAGATGACGTTGTTCCGCTTGTTGCTGCGTTCGGCTCCCAAACGCACGGGGATGCGCGGAAAGCGATTGATCTCCTCAGATGGGCTGGTGAATTAGCCGAGCGGCGTGGAGCTGACACAGTTACCGAGACTGATGTCCGTGAAGCTCAGGAGAAGTACACTGAAAACCGCAAACTCCGCCATATCAGCGGGATTTCAACTCAAAAGAAACTCTCCATCTACGCTGTGGCGGCCACTGCCCACTACGCAAGAGAACATCCTGAGTGGATCCCTGCTGGACCTGCGTTCAAGACGTATCAATTCATTGCCGATACGATGGATGCGGACCAGTACAGCCGCGAGACGTTCGTAAATCACGTCACAGAGCAGAGTACGTACGGTGTACTGGACTTCGAGCGTCGGGGCAAGGGGCGAGGCAGAGGAGTGCATATGTATTTCTCCCTCTCCGAGGATCCGGAAACGATCATGGAGACGATCCGTGAGGATTCCCGGTTCGAAGATCTAGCTCACGAGGAGGCGACTATCAGAGCGGTTGTCCGCGAACGGCTGAAGCAGTTCCGGAGTAAAAACTAATCTCGCCCGTATTCTCCTCACACTTACTTCTCGAAAACGGGGGGTGTTCGTATCCCGCGCGGTGCGTTACAACTCGAAAATGGGGGGGTGTCATTCGTCGGGATGTCTCGTTACTACTCGAAAACGGGGGGTGGGTGAGCCAAGAGATTTGACGTGCCGGTCGATGTACTGTACTTTCCCCTTTCCCTCTCCCATTTACAACTCGAAAACGGGGGGTGTGTCCTACGATTTCTTTGTCGTCGGTACCATCGATGATGCGGAAACGGTGGAGAAACGACGGAAACGTGGGGTGGATGTCCTCTCCCT is a genomic window containing:
- a CDS encoding Cdc6/Cdc18 family protein, whose translation is MDEEVESPGTSQTTFRNGSDSADSSQDATNGDGGGISIRDRLQTESSGGVFANKDLVRSDTIIDEDRIVGRDDQLGRVVDNLKPVLQNEGIPDMLLSGPSGTGKSLIIHAVCKQIVELCESQGKTFGVISINCEGPKTADRAVYRLVKAAADDLGVDPGVPQTGVSTDQKLERLYQLMREYYDGVIFILDEIDMLEGPYQEAEYNSLIYQLSRARKLADFDGPISLTTITNYTDFMKDLNSRAQSSYNPDDIFFDDYDANQLRSILRNRRDAFKPDSLADDVVPLVAAFGSQTHGDARKAIDLLRWAGELAERRGADTVTETDVREAQEKYTENRKLRHISGISTQKKLSIYAVAATAHYAREHPEWIPAGPAFKTYQFIADTMDADQYSRETFVNHVTEQSTYGVLDFERRGKGRGRGVHMYFSLSEDPETIMETIREDSRFEDLAHEEATIRAVVRERLKQFRSKN